The Glycine soja cultivar W05 chromosome 9, ASM419377v2, whole genome shotgun sequence sequence atCCAATTTCTGTCGAAGAGTTTTGTAAACTTGCTGCCTTTTTATAATCTTACGCTCTTTTTTCTTATACAGCATCCTGAGATCATCGATTGATTCAGAGTACCTACAGAGGGAAAcccaaaaggaagaaaaacatTATAAAGACACACATACAAACAGAAGTACTGCTCGAGCATAACATGACAATGTGAATCAATATTATAATGTCATGCCTTTGGCTCTCACGCCTAATTGTCTGATTTAGTCTTTCTAATTGTGCACTGATTTGCTCTGGGGTATTCCCTTCACAACCGCTTAATGAATCAAGTTCATTCAGGGAGCAAATTATGGAAGCCTTTTCAACACTTTCCTGCAGTTTAAACAAAGGTTGGTATCAGAAAGATGTAGATACTAATGCATCTTCTATGAGTTATATTACATACTGAGTTATCCCATAATGCATATGTAAATCCCATAACTTATAGGCATTAAGAACTTAGTGAAGTTATCAGCAGATTtcttcacacacacacagcaCTCATATAATAATAAGCAAGATGatctttcaattcataacattttacaaataaatttgaaagAACCAAAGGAAGGGGTAGATaagcaaaatataaattataaaaaaggttGCACTATTCAAAATATTACCCCAATTAGACTGACAAACAAAATCATTGCCTAAAAATCCAGGGTCTACAGATACTAAACAGAACGTGAATCTGAAGGATATTACAATAAACAAACTCTAGTGCAGATTAGAGATAGCTGGATATATGTCTAAGAAGcttgtttttttctctccatCTGCTAGAGGtttaaaaaggataaaaggtTCTTTTGGGTAGTGCACTTCTTATGGCAGTTTCGAGTATCCAGCTGGAGCAAAATCCCTGAATTATAGCCACATATTTCTCCCTACACAACTAACATGGGACAGGTTTGTTTTCTTATCTTCCTAAAAGGTTTTGGTTCATCAGGCTTCTCAAGGGTGCTTCCTTGTCCAATATGCAATGGGAATGCCTTGCTCCTCTGAACTGACATATTATCTTTTCTTTCAACTGCTTCTCTTGGCCTCTGTTCCTCCGGCAGGAACATCGCTCTTCTGATGGATTATGGCATAGAATAAGAATAGGGCTTGCATTACAGCATTAGGAGTAACAGGATATTTATATTAATCTGGATTCATTGTCACTTCAGTATGTAATTTGGAGCAAGCTAAAAACTTATGGTCCAGTTcattgaccaaacacttgctTTCACATCTAATAGAAAAAGTGATAAGCATATCAATAAAATGATGGTTCAATCTAAAATATTTACATCACTAATCTAAATCAAAATGCACCTTGCGCATCTTTGTAAGCTCCAGATAGTGTTCCTCTGCCTCCTCAATATCAAGTAGGACCTTGTTTTTCATGATACCCTCATAATGATCCTTTGCctgtaaaatatttgtaaaaaagtcaatgcaatttaaaaacaaaaggatAGAATATATTTTCAGGTTTTCactaacaaaaaagataaaacctTTTTTGCTGAAtccatttctttttcaatttctacAAGTTCACTCTCAGCTTTCTCATAGGAAGCAAATTCACCATTCGCTGATTCTACATTTTTATGGAACCCAATAGAATACGCATCACATAACATTTCtacaattaaataaacataaCTGCATATGATTACACTCACATAAAGCAAATAACTAGTATTATATCATACCACACAGTTTGTCAAATTTGACTTTAAGATCATCTGCTTTTCCTGCTGCTTCACACTCCTTTTGCCGAAGGCCTTCCAACAAGACTTTCtcgtcttttatttttttctggatctcctagtgttcaattaaaataaaacattgtttaaacttagaaacaaaatattacATTTGCAAAATGCATTAGGGACCAGTAGCATGTTTTGGCACTAGGTATAGCAAAAAACCTCAGGGAACCAAGATGCATGTTTCAGACAACTCTACAATTCCAGTCAAGTGTACGTAATTGTTTGGTTTTAATGTCTCCATATTTAACAAATTGATAAGTTGACTTCATTACTATTTCTAATCCTTTACGACAATACCCTTCCTATGTTATAAATTCTCTAATATTTTCATATGCATCTACAGTTTGAGTGCAAGTCAAAAGCAGTCGCAAAAAATTTACTGTGCAACTCATTTATTTTCACATTAGATAGATTCGATTATAAGTTTattccttataaaaaaattattatttgctTATATTAACAAATGCCTTGATGTAAGGTTGTCTTcggttttttattctttctaatCTTCTGTTCTTGTTACCTACCGTTAGCAGAGAGGTGTAGGGCAAAAGACAACCTCCTTAAAGTTTCATCCCtcatctcccccccccccccccaaaaaaaaaagcatgaaaagaaaagaaaaaaaaaagtaaacagaATAGTTTTGACGGCATGATTGTGCCTTCACCAAACTATTAGCATTACTGCTTAGAACAAGTAGAATGTCTAGTTTAAGAATGGAATGGATAATAGAGAACTAActgaaatttcttcaatgaGCTCATCAACAGAGGATAAAGGTGTTGCACTATTTTTAGCAGTGTACAAATCCATTTCTTCCTGCTCCAACACTAGCTTCTTAGAAGTTAAACTTTTATCTGCATCTACACATTGCCTCTacgaagaaagaaaacaaaaaagtaacaGATGAAGCACACATAAGTACATATGGAATATATtaaaagcaataaataaaagttgaTGATTCTTTTCTTCAAGCATGAAACATAGTTTATCTTAGccattttagtatattttgttAATATCATTTACATTTTAGAGGATTTAGAATTTTagacagaaaatattttaaggtcCTCTTACAATATGTTCTCTTTGTGGCCTTGTGGCAATCATGGTCGTAGCTTATCAATGGAGTTAGTTCTATGGGATTTCTTCAAGCATGAAACATAGTTTTATCTTGTGGTAATAAATAAAAGTCAATGATTCTTTTCTTCAAGCAGTACAACATTGCTAAATTTATTTCAGAaggtatttaaaaaaacatttcaattaTATAACAATTTAAGCAATATTTTACCTTGATAGAATTCATATTCTTGTCAAGCTCCTCAAGCTTGATCTCTGcctttcttttaatatttttacagcCATTGGCTTCATTTTTTACATCAGACGCTTCAGCATGAAGTTTCTTAATCTCATCTTCAAAAGAACCACAAAGACGACCAGTTCTTCGCCTCATATTTGGTTGAAGAAAATTCTGCACTGGACCTCGACAAAACCTAAAAAGAACTTAGATTAGGAAACCCAGCTCCTAACTTATTGGCAATGGCTTTACATGCATACAGTAGAAATTTCCAACAGTCTGAAGCTTTGAGCCATACTATTCCAAACTAAAACTTCTGTACCAAATCGACGACAGGGGTTGGAACTTGGATACATACTGATGCTTTTGGTATTGCAAAAAAATGGAACATCTTAGAATGTGGATTTTggtctaactcaaccccaaaagctagctcttagggtgagggttgccctccacttatatactctatcttggCACTATCGCTAGTCAATGAAggacttggatttttttcaatACACCCCCTCACGTCCAAGCACTTTTGAGCTTGGCGTGTGGATAACATGGTGGGTGACCCTTTGAATGGATCTAGGATAGGCTCtaataccatcttagaatgtgggtttaggcctaactcaaccccaaaagctaacTCATAGGGTGAGGGTTTCCctccacttatatactctatcttCGCACTATCTCTAGCCAATGTAGGACTTGGATTTTTCCCAATAGAACATATCCTCACGGACAAGTGTTGTATTTCAACACATCAGTAGTGCCTCGGAGCATAGCAGCAACAGGGACTGAATCCCAAAACACTTTATCACTGATGCTCTTAAGATAATATCAAGGAATATTGACTAATCATGCATATTGCAAGAAAGACAGCAGCTTTATAATAACTAAGATAAATAACCTTATCTTTTTTTCATAGGAAGTAAAAAGATCAGAAAAGGAACCCCAACACACAAGAGAGGCACTCAAGAGATGACCATGGCCCAGAAGCTGCAAGAACTCTCATGCCGAGGTCTCAACAGTTCAACACAAAACTCAACCAATAGATAATGGAACCCAAGTGCTGGTAAAAAAGCAATTTGTCATCTCTAAATGTAGAACTTTACTTCAATTGTGTATTTCACTCAAATGTGTTGCATAAATATGATTCTCTAGTAAGTAACAAATTATCTATCTACACAACAAGAAGTGCACCTAGGACACATTAATAGCAATGTCAATTAACATTGACTTACATTCTACATCCATCTTCTGTATAGGCCTCCTTCAAATTTCGAATCCTTCGGTCAAAGACAACCACTTTCCCAACTTCATAATCCTTAACAAGCACTTGTCTCTCAACATTTCCCTAGAAAAGGAATAAACATATTAGAAACGTTTAACAATAAACctgaaactcttttttttacagCAGGGAAATAAGAGAAAGTCACCAGATAATAACAGAAAATTAGAGCTCAATTACAAAGATAATTAATGTCAACAAAAATTACAATAGAGCAATTAAGATACCACTACTTCCTAAGATGCATTGAACCTAGCTATACCATGTATCTTGCCTACTAGGAAAACATTAAAGAAGCTCTTATCTCCTAAAATAGTCATATTTCCAACAGACATACTAGACAATTAGATTAGGAATGAATGCATTGTGGAGAAAGTTGGCTAGAACCTACCAAAGAAAAAATGGTAAAATCTTGCGTTAGTTGATTCGGGTATGCATGAAAGAGACTAGTAGAAGTCCCAGTAAGTTAAGTAAATCCAATAATGGGTAGCCCTATGGAAAGTGGTAGGGGGAGACAAAAGAAAGCTATAAGTGAAACCATTAAGAAGGATTTAGAGGTCAACCATATATCTATAAACATGATTCCAAATAGAACATCATGGCATCATTTAATTCCTGTAACCGTCCTCACCTGGTGGgaaaaaaattagttgttgGGTTtcaatataaacaataaaaaccATGTAATTTTTGGGAGACATTTAGTTGTTGTGTTtcaatataaacaataaaaaacgtATTTgtgattacaaaaaaaaaaacatagttatatattttagtGACTTAAGACTATCATAGCTACCCAATGTCTAACATTTCATTAAAAGAAACCCATAAAAACACCTGCCTTTAAACCAAGTAGAAGCCAAAagcttaatattatataataatgaagCAACTGCTCGTCCAGAGATCTCTTAAAGATTTGAGAATTACAAACGGACCACATACACAAAAGAGAGGCATAAAATTGCCACAAGAATTtggcttctttttcttctctcagATATAGTAAAGCAAGTCAACAAGTCAAAGGACAAAGGTAAAACTCAGTTACTCAACAATCTCCAAAAATGCCAAAGAATTccacaaaaaataaatgtctaTAACAATTTAAGAACAAATGGAGCTAACTGAGGATATAATTAATATGCTACAATAGTTAATAATTGACATGATTGACGAAGagctcaaaaaatatatatataacttcagATAAAAGAGTTTATaacaaaaaagatttaaaataagGGGGATAAGATATCCTCCCAGTCCCAGAACAACACTAAGTAAAGAATGGGaaagaacaaaataaagaaaacatagTCTCAAAAGATCTTTAATTTCCTTTCAATAAgcaataaaaaatcattcaaataggATATTACTTTCAGTAGGCAAAGATTTGTCAATTACATGATCCACTAAGACATTAATCACAGTTTGATTCTCGCATTGTAAGACAGAAAGAATTGATGGATGTTCTGTATCAGGAAGCATGTGCTGTGGTATCGTCAACCTATACCAGAAAGTAAAAGAACAAGATCACAACTAGATATAACCAAAAATATGAAACATAAAAGAACATGGCCAGGCAAAGAGATATTGAGCTAACACTTTACCTTGGGAttgaaaaatcataaacaatAATTTGAAGGTGACCAAAGTGTGCTTCCTTCGCACATTGTTTCAGAAGACGACAATCCGCATGATCAGTCACTATAAAAGAATTGAGCAATCTCCCAATAGCATGTTCTACGGCAAGTGCCCATTTATTACCATGAAGAAGCTTCTGATAAACCACAAAAACaatccaaaataataatttgaatggCAATTAAGTAATTAACATGCAACACCCATTTATCAACTTTAAGCAACTTCTGCTAAACCATAAAAAGCAatgtcaaataataatttagtgTGGCAATTAAGCAACCGCCTAAAGTTTAATTAACTGACAAAGCTAGGAAATAAACTTGAAAATGGCATTACATCAATTAGAAAAATTGGGATAAAAAGCATTAAACACGGAGGAGTAACACCTGCACAGTTTAACTAATACAGCCTGGGAAGTGAGAATATATTTGAATCTAAATTCTAAAaggggaagagagagagagagagagagagagagagagagagagagaattacaGAGCAGGAGACCCCTAAATCTTAGGGCCAGAAAAACCAAGGAAAAAAGTGAAATGCAAAATCTGATACCGTATGTCTAACAAATAAATCCAATAGAAAAAGCCATGGGCATAAACCCAAAAAGAATCGAATAAACCATCTTATCCCAAATATGAGACACTGGAGAAAAACATTGACaagtgaaattaaaattatataattatatcagTGTATTCATCTATTTCTTCCACTGAGAAGAGGGCAACAGCTATCCAAAGACAGATACATCATTTGATTCAAATCAACAGACTCTACATAAACCGAGAAAGCAATGTATAATATATGATATGACAAGAAGGCATTACAAATTATATTACCAGATGGGCACCGATGGGACCAATTGGAGGCATCTTAAACCTTTGGTGGTAGTTCTCAATTATACGTAACAAATCTAACACTTTATTTCCTCCAAAAACAGTAATCTGCTTCCAGAATAAGATTGTCAAAGTCATTAGTCATGAAATAATGTCCTTAGCAACACTAAAGCAAAGAATTTTTATGAAGATTTCTTTAGTCTAATAGATCTAATGGAAATgaacaaaatacataaaaatgaaaaacgaaAAACCAACATTTTAagcttcataaaaaaaaagtgctaGATTCATCATaccttattgctttgatttTGTTGAAGACCACGAATTTGACACATCAAatctttataacttttttcatgATCATCGATCTATGAAAAGCAGATGAATTAAACTAATATAACGAATCTTACAataaacaaatttcaaaaactgatgagcttcaaaaagatattaaaaaaacaactctGCATCAGAAGATCTTGCACAGCACCACGTaatcagaaaaaataaataaaaatttgaaggtGGGACACATCTGAGCCAAGAGTAGCAACAATATAATGCATTAAATCAATGTTGCTTATGTCTCAAAGGTGAATTTCTTCAACTCTTCAACTTCACACAACAGACCATTAAATGAATTCTAAAGTACATGTATTAGCAATTGCTCAAATTATATAGATCGACTTTATTGAAATTACAGTCATAACAACTCTAGATACTTctgtaaaacatattttaaattattttctgcaggtttggagtccagACCGAGCTTCTTGGATTCAGAAACAAGCAATGACTTCTCTGATCAGACCATTTTCTAATTTCTATATCAAAAGAACCATTTCTGACGAATGGTTGAAATTAGGAAGTGTAACAGTGAAAAGATAGCAGAAAggcagtgtgtgtgtgtgtgtgtgagagagagagaggtgagTATCAAACAGAGAGAAGAATCTCTGAATCTAGTAGAATATGTAAAGAACATGTAACAATtctcaaattttaattgaggTTAAAATCGAAACCATAAATATAAATGTGTTTACAAGCAACCAAAGAGAGAATAAGGATTATTACACAATTTGAAAGCATTAATAAACAGCACACCTTATCAGCTATCTTTCGGATTTCATCCTTTTGCCTATGTATGTTATCCAGTAACaaagcttcttcttcttgcaaTCTGAAACAACAAAGGACTATTAGGAAGTGGAAGCTCAATTTCAAGTAAAACACAAATATGAGAAACCACACAAGTAAAATCATAACCTCTTCAGCTTTGACTCAGCTGCATGAACCTCATCTTTAAGCCCCTTCAGTTTCTCCTCCATGTTAGATTCTTCAGCCtgcattattatgaaaaatgatagGCATTGAACTTCTTTGTAAAAAGGAAATGGCACTGTTATCATATATGAGCAATTTCAAATTGATGAAGCAGATCAAAAGTCAAAACCATGGTACAACCAAAAGGACGAGTGATAAACATTAAAGATAATTTGATACTGgttatgaaaaataaacaagCAAATGAAACAGTAACAACTAACAAATAGGTAGTTGACGTTGAAtacaacatatataaataaatatattatatgtcaTACATCATAATTCCTTCAACAATGTACTAACCAAAAAATACAGCACATTTTTCCACCAAGTTAATAAACTCAACTGCCCATTTTCCACAAGCATACTTAAGTTTACAAACCATTAGAGATGGGTAAAACATAAAAGTAAGAGTTTATTTTGccatgaaaagaaagaaaatttaaaacagcaaaatttcaaaatcttaTAGGTTTTAAGACAATGATAGGCACCCAATAGTAAAGGGGTATGTGAGGGAGTTTAATAAGTAATAGAAAGGAACTAactgaaaaatgtaaataaaatgcaTATAAAGAGAAATAGCAAAGAGTCAGTTGGTTAGACACTAAAGGTTCATTAGGAGAGCAGGGTTCTCTCAAAGATGCTAGGCTGCTCTTGAAGTTACACTAGTATTTGTGTTGGTCATGTTGACCTTGTTCACTTGAATAAAAGAGTTATTGGGCCTCTTTTTGGATCCAATTCTGTATTATGTTCTTATTTCAATAGCAAATATTTCTCAAATCTCAATTCAAAGAATCAGCCTTTGGATTCACAATTTGATTCATATTGTAGGAGTTAAGTCTATTAGAGTATTGTATAGAGAGGTGCAGTATTCAACTGCACTCTCTCAAGTTAGTAGTTAGTAGGATAACTGTGGTTAGTTAGCACAACACTGTGTCAGTTTGTAAAGTTAGTTATTGACAGCTGGTGACAGTTGTCATAACTAACTAACTGAATCCTAACTACCTAACTGTATTGTAACTAACTTCCTAACTCTATAAATAGAGTGTTGTAACTCAGAAATCAATTACCCAATAATATTTTCCCATTTCTTCTTTTGAAGTTTTATCttctcttccttcttttctATGATCTGACTATGATCTATTAGATTTCTAAAACTTAGAAATTGGGCTTACGGTTTAACTCAACTTCATAAACCCCATAAGGCGACTTTCCAACAATatccaaatttaattaaaagctgtcaaaaagaattcaagGAACCAATGAAGAAAGGGAAGTGTTTCactaaacaaagaaaagaatcaCATGTTTTGACACTTtcacaaaattaattgaaaaactaaataaaaacacCACAAATAAAACAAAGCAGTGGCAGAGATAAGAATAAGGAATAagaataataaactaaaaatattatccGAAGCCAGGAACTTGGAGAACCTGAGAATTTTTTACGTGCTGATCATGGATATCCTGTACTTGTTTTTTAAGCTTTTCAAGTTGATTAACCATCTTCTGTATGTTGCTGGTTTTGCATTTGCAGTCTCGCTCAAGTTCAAACGCCTCTTTCTTTGCCTTCATGGAGGAAGATGCATTTGCCACAGtcagaatataaatataaagtatgagtaataaaaatgaaaaacaagataattattgaaatatataatagtCATTTGCAGTCTCCCTCAAGTTCAAATGCTTCTTTCTTTGCCTTCATGGAGAAAGATGCATTTGTAACAGACAGAATATGAAGTATGagtaataaaaatcaaaagcatGATAACAATTGATGTATAAAATAGTCGTACTAAAATGGAAAGTATTCCAGACCAACTAGTTCAAGTAAAATGACAAGCATATAGCTGAATTAGGAGTATAAATTGCAGTATGAAACTTTCATGTAAATATTGTTCAAAAGCATTTGACAAAAGAGGAATTAGGAGTAAGACCACCCACTTCCAACATACCATGGACACAGACTGGTTTAAATTTTCCTTCATTTGATTAACTTGTGATGTCTTTGCAAACATACTTTTAATTTCCTCTTTCTTCTTGGACCAGATTTCCTCCAACTTTTCAACTAAATGCTGCAAAAGAAATTAGAGTCCAATTTAACACTAATAGAAtatacacaaaaaaagaaacagtgaaaatagcaataaaagataATGACGATAATTGTATTCATAGTGAAGGCCTTCACAAATAACATTTTACGTTAGAATATAGGGATAATATCCAATACTATCTTGTATTAGAGATATTCACTTTATGTAAATATGTACATTTAAGTTTACATTACACTTTCATTTCATTGTAATTTCCTTTACATTTCCTCTGTTACAGAGTTATTTAGTTTGTCACGTAGTCTGTTAGTTGCTGACTCAGGAATGAGTCATATAGCTTACATATAAGGTTTCACTCTCTGTACTTTGAACTAATGATAGTTTTACAGTTCACTTTATCTCAGTATCGTTCTCTATC is a genomic window containing:
- the LOC114425045 gene encoding structural maintenance of chromosomes protein 6B-like produces the protein MGESSSRVSHTLHQPTAGIVKRLRLENFMCHSKHETEFGNHVNFITGQNGSGKSAILTALCVAFGCRAKGTQRASTLKDFIKTGATTAVIQVEIQNEGEDAFKPEIYGPVIIVERRISESTSSTTLKDHQGRKVVSRKADLLEIVEHFNIDVENPCVIMSQDKSREFLHSGNNKDKFKFFYKATLLQQVNDLLESISNEITSAQLVVEELETAIRPIENELNELQVKIRNMEHVEQISIQVQQLKKKLAWSWVYHVDEQLEQQNVKIEKLKNRIPTCQAKIDQQLHLVEKLEEIWSKKKEEIKSMFAKTSQVNQMKENLNQSVSMAKKEAFELERDCKCKTSNIQKMVNQLEKLKKQVQDIHDQHVKNSQAEESNMEEKLKGLKDEVHAAESKLKRLQEEEALLLDNIHRQKDEIRKIADKIDDHEKSYKDLMCQIRGLQQNQSNKITVFGGNKVLDLLRIIENYHQRFKMPPIGPIGAHLKLLHGNKWALAVEHAIGRLLNSFIVTDHADCRLLKQCAKEAHFGHLQIIVYDFSIPRLTIPQHMLPDTEHPSILSVLQCENQTVINVLVDHGNVERQVLVKDYEVGKVVVFDRRIRNLKEAYTEDGCRMFCRGPVQNFLQPNMRRRTGRLCGSFEDEIKKLHAEASDVKNEANGCKNIKRKAEIKLEELDKNMNSIKRQCVDADKSLTSKKLVLEQEEMDLYTAKNSATPLSSVDELIEEISEIQKKIKDEKVLLEGLRQKECEAAGKADDLKVKFDKLCESANGEFASYEKAESELVEIEKEMDSAKKAKDHYEGIMKNKVLLDIEEAEEHYLELTKMRKESVEKASIICSLNELDSLSGCEGNTPEQISAQLERLNQTIRRESQRYSESIDDLRMLYKKKERKIIKRQQVYKTLRQKLDACQRALELRKRKFQRNATYLKHQLSWKFNGHLRKKGISGLIKVNYEDKTLMIEVQMPQDASNRAVRDTRGLSGGERSFSTLCFALALHEMTEAPFRAMDEFDVFMDAVSRKISLDTLVDFAEAHGSQWIFITPHDTSSVRAGDRIKKMQMAAPRS